The following are encoded in a window of Syngnathus scovelli strain Florida chromosome 4, RoL_Ssco_1.2, whole genome shotgun sequence genomic DNA:
- the dtwd1 gene encoding tRNA-uridine aminocarboxypropyltransferase 1, which produces MSSLDEGSSDSAHTPELSKQPLQGLKLASHAVLEKVQQRGRSKCAKCGGSRMFFCYTCCLLVDVSLQEIPIVKLPVKIDIIKHPNETDGKSTAVHAKILAPSDITIYTYPCIPEYDQDKVVLVFPGPGAVTVQDMIRCLHERTESRSRGPLLKRRKIEKPPSASHPTDDSGSGCPDETKDSESRTHPLQRVVFIDSTWNQTNKISTDDRLQDLLQVELRTRKTCFWRSQRGKPDTYLATIEAIYYFLKDFHEQCLAQEYSGEYDNLLFFYSYLHAVVRKSKEAGKKEAEKRQKQQETETQL; this is translated from the exons ATGAGCAGCTTGGATGAAGGCTCAAGCGATTCAGCACACACTCCCGAGCTGTCCAAGCAGCCTCTTCAAGGACTTAAATTGGCATCGCACGCCGTGCTGGAAAAAGTGCAGCAGAGGGGCAGGTCAAAATGTGCTAAATGTGGAGGATCAAGGATGTTCTTCTGCTACACATGCTGCCTATTAGTGGACGTCAGTCTGCAAGAAATCCCCATTGTCAAG CTCCCAGTGAAGATAGACATCATCAAACATCCCAATGAGACAGATGGCAAGAGCACTGCGGTTCATGCAAAGATCCTGGCGCCCAGTGACATCACCATTTACACATACCCCTGCATTCCTGAGTATGATCAAGACAAG GTTGTGTTGGTGTTCCCCGGTCCAGGCGCTGTCACAGTACAAGACATGATACGCTGTTTGCATGAGAGGACTGAGAGCAGGTCACGTGGCCCCTTGTTAAAGAGACGGAAAATAGAGAAGCCTCCATCTGCCTCACACCCTACAGACGATTCGGGGTCAGGGTGCCCTGATGAAACGAAGGACTCCGAATCAAGGACACATCCCCTCCAGAGGGTGGTCTTCATCGACAGCACGTGGAACCAGACCAACAAAATCAGCACAGATGATAGACTGCAAG ACCTGCTCCAGGTTGAGCTGAGGACAAGGAAAACGTGCTTCTGGCGCTCTCAGAGGGGCAAACCAGACACTTACCTGGCAACGATCGAAGCAATCTATTATTTTCTCAAGGACTTCCATGAGCAATGCCTTGCTCAAGAGTACAGCGGAGAGTATGACAACCTTCTTTTTTTCTACTCTTACCTGCACGCAGTCGTCAGAAAGTCGAAGGAGGCCGGAAAGAAGGAAGCAGAGAAGAGACAGAAACAGCAAGAGACTGAAACACAATTGTAA
- the c4h15orf48 gene encoding normal mucosa of esophagus-specific gene 1 protein isoform X2 — protein sequence MRHCLTNPRATRQLKLIPLIGFMAFAATGATTASFYFLFTKTDVILNKTSNPEPWERVDPSKPQKLITINQQWKPVKELELVKSLIK from the exons ATGCGCCACTGTCTCACAAACCCGAGAGCTACTCGACAACTAAAG CTGATTCCGCTGATCGGGTTCATGGCTTTCGCCGCAACAGGAGCCACCACAGCATCCTTCTACTTTCTTTTCACCAAAACGGACGTCAT tttgaataaGACCTCCAATCCAGAACCATGGGAAAGAGTGGATCCATCCAAGCCCCAAAAG CTTATCACCATCAATCAGCAGTGGAAGCCAGTGAAGGAACTGGAGCTGGTGAAGAGTCTCATCAAGTGA
- the LOC125967746 gene encoding NAD(P) transhydrogenase, mitochondrial isoform X1, producing the protein MCVCPIELKCHSATSASSLGTHSQGTQKESPGRRAVAMSTLLHCLSSSSLTLLHRGVRQKIPARRNFRTFPALWDQQANKGVLYKELVVGVPKETFQNERRVALSPAGVQALVKQGFSVKVESGAGEDSKFSDQQYKDAGASITDVKGALGSDLVLKVRAPSLSEADLLKPMSTLVSFVYPAQNPELMKKLSERRSTVLAMDQVPRVTIAQGYDALSSMANIAGYKAVVLAANHFGRFFTGQITAAGKVPPAKVLVIGGGVAGLAAAGAAKSMGAIVRGFDTRPAALEQFKSFGAEPLEVDVKESGDGVGGYAKEMSKEFIEAEMALFAKQCKEVDIVISTALIPGKTAPILIKKEFVESMKDGSVVVDLAAEAGGNIETTRPGELHIHKNVTHIGYTDLPSRMATQASTLYSNNVLKLLKAISPDKEYFHYEPKEDFDYGTMDHVIRGTLVMKDGQNMFPAPLPKTVPPPPVKQKSVAELEAEKVAAVSPFKRTMTNAGIYTSGLSTCLALGLISPNAAFTQMVTTFGLAGIVGYHTVWGVTPALHSPLMSVTNAISGLTAVGGLVLMGGSLTPSSLPESLALAAAFISSINIAGGFLITQRMLDMFKRPTDPPEYNYLYMLPGAAFVGGYGASVAAGYSIEQMMYLGSGLCCVGALAGLSAQGTSRLGNALGMMGVAGGIAATLGALKPSPELLSQMSLAMATGGTLGLTIAKRIEIADLPQLVAAFHSLVGLAAVLTCVAEYMIEFPHLDAHPAAGVLKTVAYLGTYIGGVTFSGSLVAYGKLQGILNSAPLLLPGRHMLNAGLMAASMGGMVPFMLSSSYGTGMGCLLGVSGLSTVMGVTLTAAIGGADMPVVITVLNSYSGWALCAEGFLLDNNLMTIVGALIGSSGAILSYIMCVAMNRSLPNVILGGFGTTSTAGGKPMEIVGTHTEVNVDQTIDIIKEANSIIITPGWGLCAAKAQYPIADMVKMLKEQGKTVRFGIHPVAGRMPGQLNVLLAEAGVPYDVVLEMDEINEDFPETDLTLVIGANDTVNSAAQEDPNSIIAGMPVLEVWKSKQVIVMKRTLGVGYAAVDNPIFYKANTSMLLGDAKKTCDSLQAKIREAFY; encoded by the exons ATGTGTGTTTGTCCCATCGAACTGAAATGTCACTCTGCTACGTCTGCTAGCTCTCTTGGGACGCACAGCCAAGGT ACCCAGAAGGAGTCTCCGGGCAGACGCGCCGTGGCCATGTCGACCCTCCTGCACTGCCTCTCCAGCTCGTCTCTCACTTTGCTCCACCGAGGGGTCCGTCAGAAGATACCAGCAAGGAGGAATTTTAGGACTTTCCCTGCGTTATGGGACCAACAGGCCAACAAAG GTGTTCTCTACAAGGAGCTGGTGGTTGGTGTTCCCAAGGAGACCTTCCAGAACGAGCGCCGTGTGGCGCTGTCTCCTGCTGGGGTGCAGGCGCTGGTCAAGCAAGGCTTCAGTGTAAAGGTGGAGAGTGGAGCTGGTGAGGACTCCAAGTTTTCTGACCAGCAATACAAAGATGCTGGCGCCAGCATCACGGACGTCAAAGGGGCCCTTGGATCAGACCTGGTTCTCAAG GTTCGAGCACCCAGTCTGAGCGAGGCAGACCTTCTGAAGCCAATGTCCACCCTGGTGAGCTTCGTCTATCCGGCTCAGAATCCGGAGCTGATGAAGAAGTTGTCAGAAAGGAGGAGCACGGTGTTGGCTATGGACCAGGTGCCCAGAGTCACCATTGCGCAAGGCTATGACGCACTCAGCTCCATGGCCAACATTGCCGG gtacaaGGCTGTTGTTCTGGCTGCCAACCACTTTGGTAGATTCTTCACTGGCCAGATCACAGCAGCAGGAAAAGTACCACCAGCTAAG GTCCTGGTGATTGGAGGAGGTGTAGCCGGTTTGGCAGCCGCAGGGGCAGCCAAATCCATGGGAGCCATTGTCAGAGGATTTGACACAAG ACCAGCAGCTTTGGAACAGTTCAAGTCATTTGGGGCGGAACCTCTAGAAGTGGACGTCAAAGAGTCTGGCGACGGGGTCGGCGGTTACGCCAAAGAAATGTCAAAGGAGTTTATTGAAGCTGAGATGGCGCTGTTTGCCAAGCAGTGCAAAGAAGTCGACATTGTCATCAGCACCGCTTTGATTCCAG GAAAGACGGCTCCTATTCTGATCAAAAAGGAATTCGTGGAGTCCATGAAGGATGGTTCTGTGGTAGTGGATCTGGCTGCCGAGGCGGGTGGTAACATAGAGACCACCAGGCCTGGAGAGCTGCACATTCACAag AACGTGACCCACATTGGCTACACGGACCTGCCCAGCCGCATGGCCACCCAAGCCAGCACTCTGTACTCCAACAACGTACTGAAGCTTCTGAAGGCCATCAGCCCCGACAAGGAGTACTTCCACTATGAACCCAAAGAGGATTTTGACTATGGAACAATGGACCACGTGATCCGCGGGACCCTTGTAATGAAG GATGGACAGAATATGTTCCCGGCGCCACTTCCCAAGACCGTCCCACCACCACCGGTGAAACAGAAATCCGTGGCAGAGTTGGAGGCTGAGAAAGTGGCTGCAGTTTCTCCCTTCAAACGCACAATGACTAATGCTGGCATCTATACTTCAG GTTTGTCCACCTGTCTGGCTCTGGGCCTCATCTCGCCCAACGCCGCGTTCACGCAAATGGTAACGACCTTCGGCCTGGCCGGGATCGTGGGGTACCACACCGTGTGGGGTGTCACCCCCGCGCTCCACTCGCCTTTAATGTCCGTGACAAACGCCATCTCAG GTCTGACAGCGGTTGGCGGTCTGGTTCTGATGGGTGGGAGTCTCACACCGTCCTCACTGCCTGAGAGTCTCGCCCTAGCAGCTGCCTTTATTTCCTCCATCAACATTGCTG GTGGTTTCCTTATCACCCAGCGAATGTTGGACATGTTCAAGCGCCCCACTGACCCCCCGGAGTACAACTACCTGTACATGTTACCTGGGGCTGCATTTGTTGGTGGATATGGCGCATCTGTGGCAGCTGGTTACAGCATTGAACAG ATGATGTACTTGGGCTCCGGCTTGTGCTGCGTCGGCGCACTGGCAGGCCTTTCCGCTCAGGGCACTAGTCGGCTTGGAAATGCGCTGGGCATGATGGGAGTTGCAGGGGGCATTGCCGCCACCCTTGGTGCACTCAAGCCTTCTCCAGAGCTGCTGTCACAGATGTCATTGGCCATGGCCACTGGAGGGACTCTGG GTTTGACCATAGCCAAGCGGATCGAAATCGCCGACTTGCCTCAGTTGGTGGCGGCGTTCCACAGCCTCGTGGGCCTGGCAGCGGTTCTCACCTGCGTGGCGGAGTACATGATCGAATTCCCCCACCTTGACGCTCACCCGGCCGCTGGCGTGCTCAAGACGGTGGCCTATTTGGGCACGTACATCGGTGGCGTCACCTTCAGTGGATCACTGGTCGCCTATGGCAAGCTGCAAG GCATCCTGAACTCTGCGCCTCTCCTATTGCCCGGACGTCACATGTTGAATGCTGGCCTCATGGCAGCGTCAATGGGAGGCATGGTGCCCTTCATGCTTAGTTCCAGTTACGGTACTGGAATGGGCTGTTTACTGGGAGTATCTGGGCTGTCCACTGTAATG GGCGTCACCCTGACAGCAGCTATCGGAGGTGCAGACATGCCAGTGGTCATCACCGTATTGAACAGCTACTCTGGCTGGGCACTCTGCGCTGAAGGCTTCTTACTGGACAACAATCTTATGACCATCGTGGGTGCTTTGATTGGCTCCTCTGGCGCAATCCTCTCTTACATCATGTGCGTG GCGATGAACCGCTCCCTGCCTAATGTGATCCTGGGTGGCTTTGGCACCACCTCCACAGCAGGTGGCAAACCCATGGAGATTGTTGGCACCCACACGGAGGTCAACGTGGACCAGACCATTGACATAATCAAGGAAGCCAACAGCATTATCATCACGCCAG gcTGGGGGTTGTGTGCAGCAAAAGCCCAGTATCCAATTGCAGACATGGTGAAGATGCTGAAGGAACAAGGCAAAACTGTCAG GTTTGGTATCCATCCAGTGGCCGGGCGTATGCCAGGCCAgctaaacgtgctcttggctgaGGCCGGTGTACCATATGATGTTGTATtggagatggatgagatcaacgaAGACTTTCCAG AAACGGACCTGACGCTGGTGATTGGTGCCAACGACACAGTGAATTCTGCAGCTCAAGAAGATCCAAACTCTATAATTGCCGGCATGCCTGTTCTAGAGGTGTGGAAGTCCAAACAG GTGATCGTGATGAAGCGGACCTTGGGTGTGGGCTACGCTGCGGTGGATAACCCCATTTTCTACAAAGCCAACACATCCATGTTGCTGGGAGATGCCAAGAAGACATGTGATAGCCTTCAAGCAAAGATCAGAGAAGCCTTCTACTAG
- the c4h15orf48 gene encoding normal mucosa of esophagus-specific gene 1 protein isoform X1 codes for MRHCLTNPRATRQLKVSKDRYKMKGFFQMLKKKKELIPLIGFMAFAATGATTASFYFLFTKTDVILNKTSNPEPWERVDPSKPQKLITINQQWKPVKELELVKSLIK; via the exons ATGCGCCACTGTCTCACAAACCCGAGAGCTACTCGACAACTAAAG GTATCAAAGGACCGGTACAAAATGAAAGGATTTTTCCaaatgttaaaaaagaaaaaagag CTGATTCCGCTGATCGGGTTCATGGCTTTCGCCGCAACAGGAGCCACCACAGCATCCTTCTACTTTCTTTTCACCAAAACGGACGTCAT tttgaataaGACCTCCAATCCAGAACCATGGGAAAGAGTGGATCCATCCAAGCCCCAAAAG CTTATCACCATCAATCAGCAGTGGAAGCCAGTGAAGGAACTGGAGCTGGTGAAGAGTCTCATCAAGTGA
- the afg2b gene encoding ATPase family gene 2 protein homolog B has product MTSLKLLPVESSDRGSQRCRLGPGLMAALGLTAGSPVLVSLPEGSCLCSAWPRPDLADGFLQLDMKSCSPYLVRQPTSRLTLDPEQVISVPCPKLKGMKISVVVQSVDFKRNSPPRFIHELVKDMLKGALVHKEHVINLEDFDMDILHVVIKDIYPDSNTAGLVTSKTSVNIADIQTVRHFKSHLQGQVTVPLGGLDEVSASLREMLQLPLLYPATLDSLGVACPRGVLLVGPPGVGKTQLVRKVVGEVGAILVVVRGPEVVRSRPGESEEVLRGVFAQARAAAEEGPCVLFLDELDSLFPRRSGSSAPENRLVAQLLTLMDGVDRSDRFLVIGATNRPDSLDPALRRPGRFDREVIIGPPTLSQRAAILSVLCEKMPVCPSVDITELAQRTTGYVGSDLSALCREAAMHAMRENAKGSGEHMVALKHFLEALKLVRPSCLRSSLGRTDLAPVAWEQIGGLEDIKLKLRQSIEWPMMYPEAFSRLGLCRPRGVLLYGPPGCAKTTLVRAAASASNCTFLSVSGADLYSPYVGDSEKALSQLFRQARACAPCILFLDEIDSVIGSRCSGQTANSVQTRLLSVLLNEMDGVGLKTLERRGTQKILQVEGAEANHTTEQLDSQEVCNKDVMVVAATNRPDCLDSALLRPGRLDHILYVPPPDLQARLAILKVCTKSMPVAPDVCMEELGAGTDLYSGADLENLCKEAALLALEENMEASSIKHEHFLQSLKKTKPSLTAQQIQTYQIAS; this is encoded by the exons ATGACGTCTCTGAAGCTGTTGCCAGTCGAATCATCAGACCGGGGCTCGCAAAGATGCAGGCTGGGTCCAGGTTTGATGGCAGCGCTGGGCTTGACTGCGGGCTCCCCGGTGCTGGTGTCCCTTCCCGAGGGAAGCTGCCTGTGCAGCGCGTGGCCCAGGCCTGACTTGGCTGATGGCTTCTTACAGTTGGACATGAAGTCTTGCTCGCCATATCTCGTCAGGCAACCCACGTCACGCCTCACCCTGGATCCCGAGCAAGTCATATCCGTCCCGTGTCCAAAACTGAAAGGAATGAAAATAAGCGTGGTCGTCCAAAGTGTTGATTTCAAGAGAAACAGCCCACCTCGTTTTATTCATGAGCTCGTGAAAGACATGTTGAAAGGTGCCTTAGTGCATAAGGAGCATGTCATAAATCTGGAGGATTTTGATATGGACATTCTCCATGTTGTCATTAAAGACATCTATCCGGATTCTAACACAGCTGGACTTGTAACTTCCAAAACTAGTGTGAATATTGCTGACATCCAAACTGTCAGGCACTTCAAGAGCCATCTGCAGGGTCAGGTCACTGTACCTTTGGGGGGCCTGGATGAG GTGAGTGCGTCGCTAAGAGAGATGTTGCAGCTACCCCTTCTCTATCCAGCCACCCTTGATTCTCTTGGGGTAGCGTGTCCCAGAGGCGTCCTTCTTGTGGGCCCTCCGGGTGTTGGAAAGACACAGCTGGTTCGCAAAGTGGTTGGAGAAGTCGGAGCCATCCTTGTGGTGGTCAGAGGGCCAGAG GTTGTCCGTTCCCGCCCGGGCGAGAGCGAAGAGGTGTTGCGAGGCGTGTTCGCGCAGGCTCGTGCTGCAGCAGAGGAGGGTCCGTGTGTACTCTTCCTGGATGAGTTGGACTCCCTTTTTCCGAGAAGAAGCGGCTCGTCCGCACCGGAGAACCGCCTGGTGGCTCAACTCCTCACACTGATGGATGGGGTGGATCGATCAGATCGCTTCCTCGTCATCGGTGCCACCAACCGCCCAGACAGCTTAGATCCGGCCCTGCGCAGGCCTGGAAGATTTGACAGAGAA GTCATCATTGGGCCTCCTACCTTGTCCCAGAGAGCAGCGATCTTGTCTGTTTTGTGCGAGAAGATGCCGGTGTGTCCCAGCGTGGATATAACGGAGCTGGCACAGAGAACCACAGGTTATGTcgggtcagacctcagcgcactcTGCAGGGAGGCGGCCATGCATGCTATGCGGGAAAACGCAAAG GGTTCAGGGGAGCACATGGTGGCCCTGAAACATTTCCTTGAGGCTCTAAAGTTGGTGCGGCCGTCCTGCCTGCGGAGCAGCCTGGGCCGGACGGACCTCGCTCCTGTGGCCTGGGAGCAGATCGGAGGTCTTGAAGACATCAAGCTGAAGCTCAGACAG aGTATCGAGTGGCCAATGATGTACCCCGAAGCCTTCTCCCGCCTGGGTCTGTGTCGCCCCCGTGGTGTCCTTCTCTATGGGCCTCCGGGTTGCGCCAAGACAACACTGGTCCGAGCGGCAGCCTCGGCCTCAAATTGTACCTTCCTGTCCGTCAGTGGTGCTGACCTCTATTCGCCCTATGTGGGAGACTCGGAGAAGGCTTTGTCACAG CTGTTTCGCCAAGCCCGGGCTTGTGCTCCCTGCATTCTTTTCCTGGATGAGATCGACTCTGTGATCGGCTCACGGTGCAGCGGTCAGACGGCCAACAGTGTTCAGACTCGACTCTTGTCCGTGCTCCTCAACGAGATGGATGGCGTCGGCCTGAAGACGCTAGAAAGGAGGGGGACGCAGAAGATCCTTCAGGTAGAGGGAGCAGAGGCGAATCACACTACAGAACAG CTGGACAGCCAGGAAGTGTGCAACAAAGACGTGATGGTCGTAGCAGCCACAAATCGACCCGACTGTTTGGACAGCGCCCTTCTGAGGCCTGGAAGACTGGACCACATTCTCTATGTGCCACCACCGGACCTGCAG GCTCGTCTTGCCATCCTGAAGGTGTGCACAAAGTCTATGCCTGTGGCTCCCGATGTGTGTATGGAGGAGCTGGGTGCCGGCACTGATCTTTACTCTGGAGCTGACCTGGAAAATCTTTGTAAAGAG GCTGCTCTACTGGCATTAGAAGAAAATATGGAGGCGTCTAGCATCAAACACGAACACTTCCTGCAGTCTCTCAAGAAAACCAAGCCGTCCCTTACAGCCCAGCAAATCCAAACGTACCAGATAGCATcttag
- the LOC125967746 gene encoding NAD(P) transhydrogenase, mitochondrial isoform X2, translating into MSTLLHCLSSSSLTLLHRGVRQKIPARRNFRTFPALWDQQANKGVLYKELVVGVPKETFQNERRVALSPAGVQALVKQGFSVKVESGAGEDSKFSDQQYKDAGASITDVKGALGSDLVLKVRAPSLSEADLLKPMSTLVSFVYPAQNPELMKKLSERRSTVLAMDQVPRVTIAQGYDALSSMANIAGYKAVVLAANHFGRFFTGQITAAGKVPPAKVLVIGGGVAGLAAAGAAKSMGAIVRGFDTRPAALEQFKSFGAEPLEVDVKESGDGVGGYAKEMSKEFIEAEMALFAKQCKEVDIVISTALIPGKTAPILIKKEFVESMKDGSVVVDLAAEAGGNIETTRPGELHIHKNVTHIGYTDLPSRMATQASTLYSNNVLKLLKAISPDKEYFHYEPKEDFDYGTMDHVIRGTLVMKDGQNMFPAPLPKTVPPPPVKQKSVAELEAEKVAAVSPFKRTMTNAGIYTSGLSTCLALGLISPNAAFTQMVTTFGLAGIVGYHTVWGVTPALHSPLMSVTNAISGLTAVGGLVLMGGSLTPSSLPESLALAAAFISSINIAGGFLITQRMLDMFKRPTDPPEYNYLYMLPGAAFVGGYGASVAAGYSIEQMMYLGSGLCCVGALAGLSAQGTSRLGNALGMMGVAGGIAATLGALKPSPELLSQMSLAMATGGTLGLTIAKRIEIADLPQLVAAFHSLVGLAAVLTCVAEYMIEFPHLDAHPAAGVLKTVAYLGTYIGGVTFSGSLVAYGKLQGILNSAPLLLPGRHMLNAGLMAASMGGMVPFMLSSSYGTGMGCLLGVSGLSTVMGVTLTAAIGGADMPVVITVLNSYSGWALCAEGFLLDNNLMTIVGALIGSSGAILSYIMCVAMNRSLPNVILGGFGTTSTAGGKPMEIVGTHTEVNVDQTIDIIKEANSIIITPGWGLCAAKAQYPIADMVKMLKEQGKTVRFGIHPVAGRMPGQLNVLLAEAGVPYDVVLEMDEINEDFPETDLTLVIGANDTVNSAAQEDPNSIIAGMPVLEVWKSKQVIVMKRTLGVGYAAVDNPIFYKANTSMLLGDAKKTCDSLQAKIREAFY; encoded by the exons ATGTCGACCCTCCTGCACTGCCTCTCCAGCTCGTCTCTCACTTTGCTCCACCGAGGGGTCCGTCAGAAGATACCAGCAAGGAGGAATTTTAGGACTTTCCCTGCGTTATGGGACCAACAGGCCAACAAAG GTGTTCTCTACAAGGAGCTGGTGGTTGGTGTTCCCAAGGAGACCTTCCAGAACGAGCGCCGTGTGGCGCTGTCTCCTGCTGGGGTGCAGGCGCTGGTCAAGCAAGGCTTCAGTGTAAAGGTGGAGAGTGGAGCTGGTGAGGACTCCAAGTTTTCTGACCAGCAATACAAAGATGCTGGCGCCAGCATCACGGACGTCAAAGGGGCCCTTGGATCAGACCTGGTTCTCAAG GTTCGAGCACCCAGTCTGAGCGAGGCAGACCTTCTGAAGCCAATGTCCACCCTGGTGAGCTTCGTCTATCCGGCTCAGAATCCGGAGCTGATGAAGAAGTTGTCAGAAAGGAGGAGCACGGTGTTGGCTATGGACCAGGTGCCCAGAGTCACCATTGCGCAAGGCTATGACGCACTCAGCTCCATGGCCAACATTGCCGG gtacaaGGCTGTTGTTCTGGCTGCCAACCACTTTGGTAGATTCTTCACTGGCCAGATCACAGCAGCAGGAAAAGTACCACCAGCTAAG GTCCTGGTGATTGGAGGAGGTGTAGCCGGTTTGGCAGCCGCAGGGGCAGCCAAATCCATGGGAGCCATTGTCAGAGGATTTGACACAAG ACCAGCAGCTTTGGAACAGTTCAAGTCATTTGGGGCGGAACCTCTAGAAGTGGACGTCAAAGAGTCTGGCGACGGGGTCGGCGGTTACGCCAAAGAAATGTCAAAGGAGTTTATTGAAGCTGAGATGGCGCTGTTTGCCAAGCAGTGCAAAGAAGTCGACATTGTCATCAGCACCGCTTTGATTCCAG GAAAGACGGCTCCTATTCTGATCAAAAAGGAATTCGTGGAGTCCATGAAGGATGGTTCTGTGGTAGTGGATCTGGCTGCCGAGGCGGGTGGTAACATAGAGACCACCAGGCCTGGAGAGCTGCACATTCACAag AACGTGACCCACATTGGCTACACGGACCTGCCCAGCCGCATGGCCACCCAAGCCAGCACTCTGTACTCCAACAACGTACTGAAGCTTCTGAAGGCCATCAGCCCCGACAAGGAGTACTTCCACTATGAACCCAAAGAGGATTTTGACTATGGAACAATGGACCACGTGATCCGCGGGACCCTTGTAATGAAG GATGGACAGAATATGTTCCCGGCGCCACTTCCCAAGACCGTCCCACCACCACCGGTGAAACAGAAATCCGTGGCAGAGTTGGAGGCTGAGAAAGTGGCTGCAGTTTCTCCCTTCAAACGCACAATGACTAATGCTGGCATCTATACTTCAG GTTTGTCCACCTGTCTGGCTCTGGGCCTCATCTCGCCCAACGCCGCGTTCACGCAAATGGTAACGACCTTCGGCCTGGCCGGGATCGTGGGGTACCACACCGTGTGGGGTGTCACCCCCGCGCTCCACTCGCCTTTAATGTCCGTGACAAACGCCATCTCAG GTCTGACAGCGGTTGGCGGTCTGGTTCTGATGGGTGGGAGTCTCACACCGTCCTCACTGCCTGAGAGTCTCGCCCTAGCAGCTGCCTTTATTTCCTCCATCAACATTGCTG GTGGTTTCCTTATCACCCAGCGAATGTTGGACATGTTCAAGCGCCCCACTGACCCCCCGGAGTACAACTACCTGTACATGTTACCTGGGGCTGCATTTGTTGGTGGATATGGCGCATCTGTGGCAGCTGGTTACAGCATTGAACAG ATGATGTACTTGGGCTCCGGCTTGTGCTGCGTCGGCGCACTGGCAGGCCTTTCCGCTCAGGGCACTAGTCGGCTTGGAAATGCGCTGGGCATGATGGGAGTTGCAGGGGGCATTGCCGCCACCCTTGGTGCACTCAAGCCTTCTCCAGAGCTGCTGTCACAGATGTCATTGGCCATGGCCACTGGAGGGACTCTGG GTTTGACCATAGCCAAGCGGATCGAAATCGCCGACTTGCCTCAGTTGGTGGCGGCGTTCCACAGCCTCGTGGGCCTGGCAGCGGTTCTCACCTGCGTGGCGGAGTACATGATCGAATTCCCCCACCTTGACGCTCACCCGGCCGCTGGCGTGCTCAAGACGGTGGCCTATTTGGGCACGTACATCGGTGGCGTCACCTTCAGTGGATCACTGGTCGCCTATGGCAAGCTGCAAG GCATCCTGAACTCTGCGCCTCTCCTATTGCCCGGACGTCACATGTTGAATGCTGGCCTCATGGCAGCGTCAATGGGAGGCATGGTGCCCTTCATGCTTAGTTCCAGTTACGGTACTGGAATGGGCTGTTTACTGGGAGTATCTGGGCTGTCCACTGTAATG GGCGTCACCCTGACAGCAGCTATCGGAGGTGCAGACATGCCAGTGGTCATCACCGTATTGAACAGCTACTCTGGCTGGGCACTCTGCGCTGAAGGCTTCTTACTGGACAACAATCTTATGACCATCGTGGGTGCTTTGATTGGCTCCTCTGGCGCAATCCTCTCTTACATCATGTGCGTG GCGATGAACCGCTCCCTGCCTAATGTGATCCTGGGTGGCTTTGGCACCACCTCCACAGCAGGTGGCAAACCCATGGAGATTGTTGGCACCCACACGGAGGTCAACGTGGACCAGACCATTGACATAATCAAGGAAGCCAACAGCATTATCATCACGCCAG gcTGGGGGTTGTGTGCAGCAAAAGCCCAGTATCCAATTGCAGACATGGTGAAGATGCTGAAGGAACAAGGCAAAACTGTCAG GTTTGGTATCCATCCAGTGGCCGGGCGTATGCCAGGCCAgctaaacgtgctcttggctgaGGCCGGTGTACCATATGATGTTGTATtggagatggatgagatcaacgaAGACTTTCCAG AAACGGACCTGACGCTGGTGATTGGTGCCAACGACACAGTGAATTCTGCAGCTCAAGAAGATCCAAACTCTATAATTGCCGGCATGCCTGTTCTAGAGGTGTGGAAGTCCAAACAG GTGATCGTGATGAAGCGGACCTTGGGTGTGGGCTACGCTGCGGTGGATAACCCCATTTTCTACAAAGCCAACACATCCATGTTGCTGGGAGATGCCAAGAAGACATGTGATAGCCTTCAAGCAAAGATCAGAGAAGCCTTCTACTAG